The proteins below are encoded in one region of Streptomyces cyanogenus:
- a CDS encoding hemerythrin domain-containing protein, which yields MTPTQDVVELILEDHRRMEDLFRRMRSVEDDRAAALREFADLLIAHALAEEAEVYPALKRYKNIEDEEVEHGEHEHDEGNKALLELLQVEEVGSEEWDEKLEALVQAVTHHADEEERTILNGARENVAAKRRAELGVAFREERERQLKSGCGSVDNVRRIVES from the coding sequence ATGACCCCGACACAGGACGTCGTCGAGCTGATCCTGGAGGACCACCGGCGCATGGAGGACCTCTTCCGCCGGATGCGAAGCGTCGAGGACGACCGGGCGGCCGCCCTGCGCGAGTTCGCCGACCTGCTGATCGCCCACGCGCTGGCCGAGGAGGCCGAGGTGTACCCCGCCCTCAAGCGGTACAAGAACATCGAGGACGAAGAGGTCGAACACGGCGAGCACGAGCACGACGAGGGCAACAAGGCCCTCCTGGAACTCCTCCAGGTCGAGGAGGTCGGCTCCGAGGAGTGGGACGAGAAGCTGGAGGCGCTGGTGCAGGCCGTCACCCACCACGCCGACGAGGAGGAGCGCACCATCCTCAACGGTGCCCGCGAGAACGTGGCGGCCAAGCGGCGCGCGGAGCTGGGCGTGGCGTTCCGGGAGGAGCGTGAGCGTCAGCTGAAGTC